From the Synechococcus sp. KORDI-49 genome, the window TGGCGATCGAGCCCGACGACCAACTCAACCTCTGAGCTGCGGATCCGTCGGGACCACGCCGAGCTTCAGCAGACGCTGATCGATTGAGCTCAGAAACGCCCAGTTCGCATCACTGGGTGCCCAAGTGTCTGTGTTGAGCTGTGAGCAGAGCTCATCGGAGCGTTGGGGGCTGAAGGCAATCGGAGCGCTGTAGTGCGCTGGCACAAGCCACCGCATCCCATCGAGTCTCCCGATCTGCTGAAGCCATTGCAGGAAGGTCTCCAAGGCGCGCGGCAGCACGAGTCGTTCCACCACGGGCGCCACCTGAAGGAGAGGTTGATGGTCTCCGATCAGCCCCATGGCCGCGTCCTGCCAGCCCTGCCGCCATCGGAATGGATAGAGGCCGAAGTGAGCGCGGGCAGTCCGTAAACCAGGCCGGAAGGCATGGCGGAGCAGCTCGGAAATCGGGGGAACCTCGAGCGGCTCCGGCCGCAGATAGGAAGCGAACAGCACCAAACGGGCCCAGCCCCGCCGCCGCGCCTCGGGCGTATCGAGGAGCGGCTCGTCACCCCGTTCCCTGGCGTGGAACAGCAACGGCGTTGGATCGAGATCAAACAGAGCCGGTGGCTCAGCCGAAATGCCAACCAACGCATCGGTCACCATCAAGGCACCGGAAGGGCGGTGAAAACAGCTGATCTCTTGAAAGCGACCAACACCAAGATCGAGCGGTCCAAGCGTGATCCACTCACACACGTCGCCATGGGGGACGCCATCGTCGAGCAACACCTTGGTGCGGTGTGCTGGAACGCCCAACCAGGACAAGGGCAACTGCACCGGGAAACTCCATTGACCGGGGCACACCCAAATTTCCGCATCCGGGAAGGCGCGGGCCAGGGGGCCGAGGGGCAGCTTGTGCTCCAGGCCGGAGGCGGTGGGGAGCACGATCGTGCGCACCGGGCCGTGCTGCTGTTCAAGGCCAGCAATGGCCTGACGAAGCTCACCGGTGGGCGGCAGTGGATTCACCAACATCAGCCCGCCGGGCACCTTGGCCACGGTGAGCCGCACCGGCACGGCCACGTAATACACCCCCTGCAGCTGCTCCAGGCTCCAGAGCTGGCCAGGGATCAGCTCACTGAACACCGTGCGACGGCGGCCAAAGGGATAAAGCGGCAGCAGCGGCCACCACGGCCAGCGTTGGCTGGCTGCTTGAGAACCGCTTGCAGCCAACCCATCAACGCAGGTTCAAAGATTCTGCACAGGAGTGGCGCGATGCGGAGAACGCAGATGCCGACAGAATGATTCCAACCATTCCGGACGCTTGACCCTGAGGCCGCTGCGCAACCTTGTGATCCATCTGCTGGCTTGCCTTGCGATCGTGGGTCTTGGGGCGGCAGACGTGTCTGCCTGTATCGAAGGTCTTGAGTGGGGCATGACGCTGGATCAAGTCACAGCACACCTCGGCGAAATCCGTCAGGCAGGCCCCGATCAACCGCAGAAGTATCAGGCGCTGAACGCACGCCTCGATGAAATCCCAGTGGTCCAGTCAACGTTTGAACTGAGTCCCGGCACCGGCTTGAGGTCGTTGGCCTACGAGTTTGAGGTGAGCGATATGACCGAAGTGCTGGCAGGCCTTCGTCATCGCTATGGGCAGCCGTTGAGCATGAGCATCGACGATCGCCAGGTCAACCAACAGTTGTGGGTCTGGAATACCGGTGACGATCTGATCACAGCCGTGAACAGCACCTCCATGGGACGCCATCAATTCCTCATCTCCTACCGACCCAGTCGACTTCGACCCAACAATCTCTGAATCCCTTTCACGCAAAAAACCGCGCGTTGCTAGACGACGACCCGCGAGTCCGTAGCCCGAACCTTGACCATGCGCCCGGTGACGCTCTGCGCATCGCGGTGGACAGGGGGCCATCCCAACCACCAGAATGAGAACGATTCCCACTAGAGAAGGGCTGTCGTCCCCCCACCCGACGGCGGATGCTGGAGACCATGAGCACAACCTGGTTGATCTCAGGTCCGCCGGGGTGCGGGAAAACCACCTGGATCCTCAACACACTGCGCGAGCATCCGGGTCCCTGCGGATACCTGCGTCTGAAGGGCACGAGCCAAGAAGGCCTCGAGCAGGGTTGTGATGCCGGCATCGACCGGACCTGGCTGCAGGACCAGATCCCATCGCTTGAGGACCTCTCGACTCCACAGCCCAGCCCCGCTGCGGCTGATCGGATCAACCTGATTGAGCTGCAGCAATTCCAGGCCCCGCCGGAGGGAGCCCCCGAGGCCATCGACCCAGCCATCCGATCGCAACTGGACACCCTCCAGCTGAGACCGGACCGATGCCTCCATTTCGGCCGTGATCCGGAGTTACCCGGCCAGGACACGCTGGCGTTCAACAGGCTGGAGGCCTGGAGCCTCAGCCTCCACAACAGTGTCTGGGACCCCAACAGCCTCAGCAGCTTCTGGTTCGAGCTGGTGAATGGTGCCTATGGCGACGTCTACCGCGCCAAGGCATTGATGAATCTCCCCGACGGCCGTGCCTTCTTCTGCAACTGGATGGTGAGTCAACAGGGCTCGCAGTTTCTGCCCCTGGAGAGGGTGGAGCCACCCCATGGCCGACCCAAACGCTCGTCGGAGCTGGTGGTGCAGGGCAAAGCTCTCAATGGCATCGGCATCCAGACCACCATCGACGATTGCCTGATCAGTGATGACGTGCTGGAAATGCATCAGGCCCCGATGCGCGACCAGCAACCCGAGACCACCCTCACCCGATGACGCCCATGGCCCACGCCGTGATCTCATGCCTCCACGCCAACCTGGCAGCCGTTGAGGCTGTGCTGGAGGACATCGATCGGCAGGGAATTGAAACGATCACCTGCCTTGGAGATCTGGTGGGTTACGGCCCCCAACCGAATGAAGTGGTGCAGCTCGTGAGGGAACGCGCCATCCCCACCTGCCAGGGCTGCTGGGATGAAGACATCATCGATGGCCTTAATGCCTGCGAATGCAGCTACCCCTCGCAACTGGCGGAACGGCGAGGCCACCGGGCGCATCACTGGACCGCTGAACAGATGACGGACGAGAACAAAGCCTTCCTGGCCAGCCTTCCGATGACCCTGAGGCGCGACCGGCTGCTGTTCGTTCACGGCAGCCCGAACAGTCAGCACGAATATCTGCTGCCAGACATGAGTGCTTTTGCGGCGCTGGAGCGGGTCGAAACCGCCGGAGCGGACACGCTGTTCTGCGGCCATACCCACCAGCCCTATGTGCGCGAACTGAGTGGTGGATCGATCCGGGTGACCGTGGAACAGGCCGGCAGCGAGGGGGCCACGGAACAGGAACTGACCCTGCCGATGCGCCGCATCGTCAACGCGGGATCCGTGGGTGAGCCCCGCCATGGCGACACCAAGGCGACGTATGTGATCCACAACGACACCAGTGGTGAGGTGACGATCCGTGAGGTGGAGTACGACGTGGCGAAAACCTGTCAGGCCATCGTCGATGCCGGCCTGCCTGAGGTGTTCGCCTGGCGGCTGAGCCATGGTTTCGAATATGCCGAGCGGGCCGACGACGCCAGCCACGTGTGTGAGCGCTGATGGAACGCTGGGCTCTGGTCAGTGGACTGCGCGGTGATCTGGATCTCTATGAGCGGATTCAACGCGACCTCTCAACGCAACGGGGCGTCGAAAGTCTGTTCGTGCTGGGGGATCTGATCGGCCCTGAGCGCAACTGCGATGCCTTGCTGGAGCGATTGCGCCAGCCCAAACGCGGTGATCTCAAGCCCGACTGCATCTATGGATGGTGGGAGGAGCAGCTGCTGGCCGAACGGGGATACCGCGGTGATCAGAACGCACAGGTGCTGCGCCGGGAGCATGGCGACGATGCCGTCGACGCACTGCTCAAAGCTGTTGATGAACGCCATCTCCCGTGGCTTGCCTCCCTGCAGTTCGGCTTCATCGAACTGGATTGCGCCCTGATCCATGGCAGCTCCGCCGACATCGGCGATCGGCTGACAAGCGAAACGTCGCCTCTCATCCTTCTGGATCGCCTCACCCGGCTGGATGTGAACCGCCTGTTCACCGCCCGCAGCGGTCAACAGTTCCGCCTGGAACTGACCGGTGGTGCCATTCAATCGCATGTGAAAGACACAGCCGGCGAACAGCAGCAGGAACAGGCCGTTCCCAAACGCAGCGTGATCGGCATCGGCCAGGGAGCCGCCTTCTCGCTGTACGACCCCGCCACGGATCGACTCGACTTCATGAGAGCTGGAGACCCCTGCGTGACCCCGCGCCGGACTTGATGCGCAGATGAAGATCCCCGAAGCCTTCAACCCCCAGGTGCCGGAACAGATCCGGCAGGATCGACACATAGATGTCCGCCGAACAATGCGAGGGTCTGCCATCAACGCCGTTCTGACGGTGCCGACAGCTCTTTCACTTCTGTTCATCGCGCCGTTGCTGACCATCGGCCCGGCTCACGGCCACGGCAAAGGGATCTACGAAAGCCGGAGCGAGGCTAAGAAGCGCGCTGAAGAGATCGGCTGCTCCACGGTTCATCAGAACAACGGGAAGTGGATGCCCTGCGCGGATGAGCAGGAACTGCACCGGCAGTTGCGAAAGCACTAATGGATCACCGCAACACCTCCCGCCAGCGTCAGGCCCGCCGACTGCACCGGTGGGTCGTACCGATCGCCGCAGCTCCACTGCTGCTGACAGCGGCGACCGGTTCGCTCTACAGCCTTCTGCTGGAGATGAACATCGATGCCTTCTGGTTGCTCAAGATTCACACCGGAAACTTCGGCCCCTTGAATCTGCAGCCGGTCTACCCGGTGCTGCTCGGTGCCCTCACCATCATCGTGACCGGATCAGGTCTGCTGATGCTGCTCAGGCCTGCACGCTGAAATCCAGCACCAGATCCCCCACGTCATCCCGGCTGATCACAAAACCGAAGCCATCGACACGGCCTCTCCACTCACCGGCATCGCTGTCTCCCTCCAGTCCCGTCGACTCTTCCACGGTGTGTCCGAAGAGAACGGCAAAACAATGGGCCGCCACCTGGGCCGCCTGATCGGCATCCATGTCGTCGAGTTCATGGGCCTCCAACGGACCACCCTCCAGCAGCTCGGAGTCGATCACATTGCCTCTGCCGAGATCGGCCACCAGGGCCTGAAGCCCGTCTGGAGCCGTGATGTCACCCATGGGTCGTCGTCGTCAACGCCTTCATCATCCCCAACCCAGGGCCAGCGCCGCCGTCAGAGCCGTGTCGACACTGAGTAAGCGCTCCCCGAGATGCACCGGCCGGGCGATCACCGCCTGGGCCAGATCCAGTTCAAACGGCACGAAGCCTCCCTCGGGGCCGATCATCACCACCGCAGGCCCATCGGCCGCACTGCTCAGAGCCTGGGGCGATCCCATCTCGGCGATCAGGCAGGGACGACCGGAGCAGATCTCCACCAAACGGTCCTCGACGAAGGGACGAAACAATCTGTGCTGGTGCACCCGGGGCGCGACGGTGTCGCAGGAGCGCTCCATCCCAGCCAGCAGAGCCTCCTCGACCTTGTCGCCTGCCAGCAGGGGGGACTGCCAGAAGCTTTTCTCCACCCGGGCACTGTTGATCAGATGCAGATCCGACACCCCGAACTCCGCCACCGTGCGCAGAATCCGGCGCAGCATCTTCGGCCTTGGCAAGGCCAGAACGATCTCGAACCGATGGCGCCTCGGTGGTGGTTCGCGCGTCTGAACCGCAAGCTCGACCGTCGCAGCATCCATGGCCACCACCCGACCTGTGCCCAGAGCACCATCGCGGATGCCGACCCTGAGCGTGTCACCGAGGTTCGGTTTGAGGAGCTCAAGGATGTGAACCGCCCGCCGATCACGCAGCAGCACGGTGGTGTCATCCAGCCAGCAATCCTGGGGACCGAGGAGAATGACGTTCACCGCCTCAGCACCCGGCGCAGCGACGACCGCTCAGCAGTGCTCGAAGATTCCGACCTGAGACGGCGGCACTCCACCGGCGACTCTGTTGGCGCAATAGGCCGCATCCGCCTCCTGCATGGCCTCCCGATCCTCCTGGAACCAGCAGCCGTACATCAGATTCAGGATGCGATCCACATCGAGCTCCCGCTCAGCCACGTCCTGCCACAACCGACGACTGAGTTCCTCATCCGCCAGCTGGAACTGAGCACGAGCCAGGTTGCGTGCAGAGGAGAAATAGAGATCCTGCTCGTGATCCCTGGTGCTCTGATAGCGCAGGAGTGTGGTCTGGATGGCCTGGAGAAATGCCACGGGCAGCGTTGCCTGTTTGTTCAGCATGAGTAGCGAGCGCTACCAGAGCAATCGGTATTAACGCTGGTTGAAGAGAAGATCGATCCGGCCACCGTTGCTGATCACCCCCTGAACTGCAGGCCCAACGTGAGCAATCCCGCGGCAGCGATCCAGCTGCCGACCACCCGCAGAGAGATGCGGACCCACTCGCGGTGGCTGACGGAGGTCTGCGCACTCACCAGGGCGGCGAGCACCGAAAGAGCACTGACAACCCCGAGCAGATCAAGAGACAGTGGCCCCTCAAGGGCCATGGTGCTGCCATTGCCGAGGCCGAACAGCAGACCGCTGAGGGCGGACAGAACAGCAAGCCATCGCGGCTGCATACGCCACTGCAGTGCCACCAGACATCCGATCGCCGTGAACCAGAGGATGCTGATCGTTTCGAGGGAATCCCCAAGGGCCAGCACCTGTCCCAGGCATCCTCCGAGCCACCAGCTCAGGGGCAGCACCAGCAGCAGCATGCGCCCCCCAGCCTGCCCCTGCTGACCTGACAGCAGCGACAGGCCCAGCACCAGCAGCAGATCCGCCGGCGTGATCAACAGATGGGCGATGCCGTCATAGAACCCGCCGAAACCGGTTTCCATCAGGTGGGCGAACAAGGGCGACATCGGTCAGATCTGAAGCAGAAACCAGACACCACTGATGGTGATCGCAGCGCCGATCAGCTGCACCAGTCGGCGGCCCACAGGCCATCGACGCAGCTCACCCAGCAGGATGCCCACCAGATGCAGCAGCCCTGTGGCGGCGACAAACGCCAGGCTGAACAACAGAGCATTGGCTCCATCCGGCAGTTCACGGCCGTGCGCATAACCGTGGAACAAAGCGAACACCCCCACGAGGGCCAGCGCCACGCCAAGGGGAACACGCCGTTCCAGCGCCACCAGCAGCCCCAGCACCATGCCCGAGATCGCGATTCCAACTTCCACGCCGGGCAGAGGCAGTCCCAGCAATCCGATCAGACCACCGAGCGCCATCACCATCGGGAAAGCCACCGGCAGCAGCCAGATTGCCGGAGCGGCCAGCACCGCTCCCCAAAGGCCGACAGCAACCATCGCCACGACGTGATCGAGTCCGGTGACGGGATGCAGCAAGCCTGAGAGCAGGCTGCCGGCACCACCACTCTCCACATGCGCGCGGGCGGCGGGAGCGAGCGTGATCATCAAACCCAGCAGCAGGGCCATACGGCGGGTCATCGTCAACCTCCTGGCAGAAACAACGCGGTGGTGTGCTCAAGGGTCCAGAAGGCCCCGGCAACCCCCACCGCATAACCGGGAAGGCGCACTGCCCACTGGGGCCAGTGAATCTCGAGTTGTCGAAAGGAGCGCTTCAGAGCAAGCACCAGAAACACGAAGACGTCCTGGCCGATCTCGATGCCGATGTTGAACAGCAGCAGCGCCAGCAGCAGCTCGCCGCGGGGCAAGCCCAGATCAGCGAGACCGCTTGCGTAGCCGAAGCCGTGGATCAGACCGAACCCGAACGCCACCACCCAGGGACGACGGATGGTGAAGCTGCTTTGCCCCCGCCAGGTGCGGACCACCTCAACACCCATGAACAGAATCGACAGGGCGATGGCCGCATTGAGAGGCGGCGCCGGGACACGCATCACCCCGATCGCCGCCACCGACAACGTGACGCTGTTGGCGACCGTGAAGGCCGTGATTGTTTTGAACAACGTCCAGCCATCCCTGACGATCAGCAGCAACGCCAGCACGAAGAGCAGGTGATCCACACCGAGCAGGATGTGCTCGATACCCAGGCGCAGATAGGTGATGGCACTGGTCTGTTGCGCATCGCTGCTGATCGCTCCGATCAGCGCCTCCCCCTTCTCCGGTTGGATGAGGATGGTTTCCGGCCCTGATGAATCCAGGGACGTCACGCGCAGCAGCACCTCCGTGCCGACAGCGCGCAATCCGTCAATGCTCACGAGCCGTCCCTGGAGAGACGTCTCACAGGAGAGTTGCGCTGTGTACACCAGGGCGCGACGCTCCAGCCGTGCATCCAGACTGCCCTCGGTGGCGCAATCGTCAGGGAATCGAGGAGCCAGAGGCAACCTTGCACCGCGCTGCAGGGGCAGTTTCCAGATCACGTCATACACCTGGGGAGCTGTTTCCTCGAGTTCGAGGTAGCCGGGCATCAACTCATGACCCAACACCACGCCGGGCCAGAGGAAGCCGAAGCAAAGCAGCAGGGGCCAGATTCGACGGATCACGGAGTCAACTCCGGTCGACGCACGCTGTAGCCGTTCAACAAGCGCTCATAGGCATCATCCTGGTATCGGCGAAGCTTGTCTTGAAACCAGTCGCGAGTGACCTCTGCGCGGATGTCATCGAGCTCGGGAATCGCCCCCTTTGCAACAGACTCCACCCGAACCAGATGGCGACCGTAAGCCGATTCGATCGGCCCGGTCCATCGCCCCTGGGCCTGACTGAGCAGTGCATCCGTGAAGGTGGAGCCGAACAACGCGACGAGATCCTTGCGTGAGAGGTCGGTCCAGTTATCGGCGAGATCGATGGGGTCACCGAGGCCGTTGAGCTCCATCTCCTGGTCTTGATTGTTCAACAGCAGAAGCGCGGCCTGCGCATCGTCCGCAAGGGAATCACCGCGTTGTTGCGGATCAAAGAAGACATGGCGGAACGACACCACTGCATCGGTGCGGTATTGCTTGGAATTGGCGGTGAAGTAGGCCTCAAGCTCAGACTCTGCCGGCGCCTTGTTGGGGAACTGACTCTCATTCAGGAACTCCATCTTCTGTCGAAGACGCCTCCGGATGATTGTGTCGTTCTGATCAAGCCCGAGCTTCATCGCTTCGCGCACATAGACCTCGGTGCGGACTTCGTCATCGATCAGGGCCTGAAGCTCCTCCTTGGAGGGAGCACGCTGCCACGTGAGAGCGAATTGACTGACCATGCCCGACGCCTGATCGTCGGTGATCACAATCTCAGCAGCGATTGGTTGCTGAGATGGTCTCAACGCGGCATTGACGACAAACAGACTCGCTCCAATCAGTAGAAATTGAACAACAGGCTCCCGAAGCAAGGATCGCCATTGTTGAAACTTAGCCATAGAAATATTCAGGGCGGAGATCACTCCCCGCCCACATCTACAAGCGATCAGGACGGGTTATACCAGACAGGACTGGAGAAGGCTCTTTCCTGATGGCTGTAGGGCAGATCCTGAGGCATTTCTGCATAGTTATCGAATCTCTTCCGATCAAAGGCCAACCAGGTTGGAGTGGGAATTTCCAACACCCTCACGTAGTAGAAAGCTCTCTGGCTGGGATCAAAGTCGGGGTCGGTCCAGGAGCCGCTCAGTGACGCTGCCCCGATGTTGTTTTTGAAGGTGGCTTCTTTCTCGTCCACCGTGTTTCCGACGGACGGGATGGAGCCATCGTCGGCCTGAACTCTCTTGTCTGGGTCCGACCAGGTGACGTTGTAGATCTTTTCATCCGTGGTTCCGTCGGCCTTCAGCCAACCCTTGACCATCTGAATACGGTCAAGATTGGCTCCATCGGGATCTCTAAGCGCCTTGATCTGGAACGTTGGAGCCTTGCCTTCCGGTGCCTGACTCAGATCCCCACCCATCGGGACCCCCTTCAAACAGGCCGCTTTTGACCAGTTTTTAGCAGCAAGCTCACTGCCATCGAAATCGAAGCCTCCATACATCTGCACGGAAAGCAGCGTTCCAGTTGTGCCGAATACCTCCTTACGCTCCATGGCATCAAACAAACCTTCTCGGGTGTTTTCCGATGCCCAAACACCAGCGAGGCCCGAAGAGCCAATCTGGTAGTTGTACATATCGAAGGCCTTGTCCGTTGCGGATTGCAAGAGGAACTTTTTCCAGCGGTCCTTGGAAGGTTCTGAAGTGAACGCTTTTCCGAAGAAAGCGTCTTCATCGGTGGTGACCAGGGAGGTGTGGCTGTCCGTGGCACCGATCACACCGAACTTGAACGGGTTGACACCCTCAAGCTGATCCTGCAACTCAAGGCCCCTGCGCAGGCCAGGACGGACGTACTCATACCGCATCATCTCTTTTGTAGGAGCCTTGAATGCGCCGAGATTGGAGTTGTCCAACAACCAGAAATCGGCAAATTCATCATTGGGCGACAGCAGGGGATGGGCTTCGCTGTGGCCTTTGATCTGAGTGATTTCAAAGAGGGGCTCCCGCTTCTGCCTGCGGCGTGCGTAATCAGCATCGATCGGCTGATTGGTCTCCTGGTGACGCGGCAGGAACATCGTTCCGCTGGACAGGTTGCCGTTATGCGGAATGGCGATGGCACGTCCTCCGGTCTTGTTTTCATAGCCATCCATGAAGGTCCACAGATCCTCAACATCCTCCGAGTCGTAAGCCGAGAACGGAGTGATCTGTTCAGCACGATCCTTGCCATCACGGAGGATCACAACCCGGTGCAGGTTTCCACCGCCAGGCTGACTTGTCCATTCGAAGCCGACCAGTGCTGTGAAGACCCCTGGCTTGTTGTTGGCCTCAGCACTGTCGAGATTGGCCCCCCACTCACTCGCAGAGAACTCCTTGGGGAGCTTCTTGGAGGTTCCAAGGGCTACACCCCGGATGAACTCAGAAGCGGCCTCAACACCCTTCCCTTCTTTAACGAGATCATGAAGCCTCTTCCCGAAATCGTCATTGATCAAGCCCTCGTCGGAACGTTCAATGGCCTGCTGAAGGCCAATACTCTCGGCGTGATCAGCAACAACGATGAAATCATGCGGGCGTCGCAATTGAACTTCTTCGCCGATACTTGAGGTGACCTTCTTTCCTTGAGCGAATTCATACGCCACATCACGATCGAGTTTATTACCAAACATTCCGGCGTCTGGTGACGCACTGGTGTGGAGGTGTGTGTCGCCGAAATAAGGACGATCTCCCGCCAGGCATTCAGGGGACTGGTCTGCACTGACAACCTCAGCGCCATCCACCTTGCTGGTGTCGGAAGTGGATGTATCCACACTCGAGCAGGAGGCCAGCAGAGGCTGCAGAGCAAGAGCAGACGCTGCGACCAGCAGATGTACGCGCACAGGAACCTCTGTGTCATAAACATCCGTCTTGTAGCAGTTAACACTGACTGGGACCGGCGAACTGGGATGCAAAGGCAGCAAAAACATCCACAAACGCTTTAATTGGACCAAAATAGCGAGAATGATAATCATTCTTGCAGTCATGGTTCATCGTTTGTGCCTAGCTGCCAACTCTTTGAACTATCACTCAGGATGGAAAGGAGATCACCATCTCCAAGGCAGGACAACATCTGCATCGAGCTCATTCCTCCCAGCCCGGATGACATCTGCCGAATCAAGATGATTTCCTGGGGAGTGCGATCAACCGTGCCTTCATCACCATCAACGTGCAATGCCACACACCCGGTGTTGCAATTCCCCATGGAGCTGAGAAGATCACCACTGTTTCAACGGGCATGGCGTGGAACGGTTGGCCACCGCCTGGGCAATCTTTCAGGGTTTGCTGCTGGAAGCGATTCCGTTTCTGCTGCTTGGGGTGCTGATCGCCGGTCTGGCGCGCTGGCTGGTGCCTCAGAGCGCCTGGGTCAGCCGCTTGCCCAGCAACCCGTTGCTGGCTCCGATCACCGGCGCACTGATGGGATTCGCCCTGCCGGCCTGTGAATGCGGCAACGTTCCGGTGGCTCGCCGCCTGCTCGCCAGTGGTGCACCCCTGGGAACCGGCTTCGGCTTCCTGTTCGCTGCACCGGTGCTGAATCCGATTGTTCTGGCCAGCACCTGGGCTGCCTTTCCCGATCAACCCTGGCTGCTGATCGCCAGACCTGCCGGGGCGTTTCTGCTGGCGATCCTGCTGAGCCTGCTGCTGGCACAACTCCCCGAGTCGCAGCTGCTGGAAACGGCGTTGTTAAGCGAACGACGTCTCAGTCAGCCGCTGCGCAACCTGGACCTGTTGCAGCGGGGCAGCGGCCTGATCGGTACGCCGCTGCCAGCCAACGCGGCACCGAGAGCGCAGCGTCCGTCGCCGCGGGACGTGCTGGATCAGAGCAGTCGGGAGTTCCTGGATCTGCTCGCCCTGCTGGTGCTGGGATGCGTCATCGCCGCCGCCGTGCAGACCTGGTTGCCCCGCAGCTGGTTGCTGGAGATCGGTGGCGCCCCGACGGCCTCGATCCTGGCCCTGATGGTGCTGGCGGTGGTGGTGTCGGTGTGCTCAAGCGTGGATGCCTTTCTCGCCCTCGGTTTCGCCGCCCAGGTGACCCCGGGTGCGCTGCTGGCCTTCCTGCTGTTGGGACCGGTGGTTGAC encodes:
- a CDS encoding GTP-binding protein, with translation MSTTWLISGPPGCGKTTWILNTLREHPGPCGYLRLKGTSQEGLEQGCDAGIDRTWLQDQIPSLEDLSTPQPSPAAADRINLIELQQFQAPPEGAPEAIDPAIRSQLDTLQLRPDRCLHFGRDPELPGQDTLAFNRLEAWSLSLHNSVWDPNSLSSFWFELVNGAYGDVYRAKALMNLPDGRAFFCNWMVSQQGSQFLPLERVEPPHGRPKRSSELVVQGKALNGIGIQTTIDDCLISDDVLEMHQAPMRDQQPETTLTR
- a CDS encoding HupE/UreJ family protein, with protein sequence MIRRIWPLLLCFGFLWPGVVLGHELMPGYLELEETAPQVYDVIWKLPLQRGARLPLAPRFPDDCATEGSLDARLERRALVYTAQLSCETSLQGRLVSIDGLRAVGTEVLLRVTSLDSSGPETILIQPEKGEALIGAISSDAQQTSAITYLRLGIEHILLGVDHLLFVLALLLIVRDGWTLFKTITAFTVANSVTLSVAAIGVMRVPAPPLNAAIALSILFMGVEVVRTWRGQSSFTIRRPWVVAFGFGLIHGFGYASGLADLGLPRGELLLALLLFNIGIEIGQDVFVFLVLALKRSFRQLEIHWPQWAVRLPGYAVGVAGAFWTLEHTTALFLPGG
- a CDS encoding DUF3604 domain-containing protein; translation: MIIILAILVQLKRLWMFLLPLHPSSPVPVSVNCYKTDVYDTEVPVRVHLLVAASALALQPLLASCSSVDTSTSDTSKVDGAEVVSADQSPECLAGDRPYFGDTHLHTSASPDAGMFGNKLDRDVAYEFAQGKKVTSSIGEEVQLRRPHDFIVVADHAESIGLQQAIERSDEGLINDDFGKRLHDLVKEGKGVEAASEFIRGVALGTSKKLPKEFSASEWGANLDSAEANNKPGVFTALVGFEWTSQPGGGNLHRVVILRDGKDRAEQITPFSAYDSEDVEDLWTFMDGYENKTGGRAIAIPHNGNLSSGTMFLPRHQETNQPIDADYARRRQKREPLFEITQIKGHSEAHPLLSPNDEFADFWLLDNSNLGAFKAPTKEMMRYEYVRPGLRRGLELQDQLEGVNPFKFGVIGATDSHTSLVTTDEDAFFGKAFTSEPSKDRWKKFLLQSATDKAFDMYNYQIGSSGLAGVWASENTREGLFDAMERKEVFGTTGTLLSVQMYGGFDFDGSELAAKNWSKAACLKGVPMGGDLSQAPEGKAPTFQIKALRDPDGANLDRIQMVKGWLKADGTTDEKIYNVTWSDPDKRVQADDGSIPSVGNTVDEKEATFKNNIGAASLSGSWTDPDFDPSQRAFYYVRVLEIPTPTWLAFDRKRFDNYAEMPQDLPYSHQERAFSSPVWYNPS
- a CDS encoding DUF4336 domain-containing protein, giving the protein MAASGSQAASQRWPWWPLLPLYPFGRRRTVFSELIPGQLWSLEQLQGVYYVAVPVRLTVAKVPGGLMLVNPLPPTGELRQAIAGLEQQHGPVRTIVLPTASGLEHKLPLGPLARAFPDAEIWVCPGQWSFPVQLPLSWLGVPAHRTKVLLDDGVPHGDVCEWITLGPLDLGVGRFQEISCFHRPSGALMVTDALVGISAEPPALFDLDPTPLLFHARERGDEPLLDTPEARRRGWARLVLFASYLRPEPLEVPPISELLRHAFRPGLRTARAHFGLYPFRWRQGWQDAAMGLIGDHQPLLQVAPVVERLVLPRALETFLQWLQQIGRLDGMRWLVPAHYSAPIAFSPQRSDELCSQLNTDTWAPSDANWAFLSSIDQRLLKLGVVPTDPQLRG
- a CDS encoding DUF3721 domain-containing protein; this encodes MRGSAINAVLTVPTALSLLFIAPLLTIGPAHGHGKGIYESRSEAKKRAEEIGCSTVHQNNGKWMPCADEQELHRQLRKH
- a CDS encoding HupE/UreJ family protein — translated: MTRRMALLLGLMITLAPAARAHVESGGAGSLLSGLLHPVTGLDHVVAMVAVGLWGAVLAAPAIWLLPVAFPMVMALGGLIGLLGLPLPGVEVGIAISGMVLGLLVALERRVPLGVALALVGVFALFHGYAHGRELPDGANALLFSLAFVAATGLLHLVGILLGELRRWPVGRRLVQLIGAAITISGVWFLLQI
- a CDS encoding peptidyl-prolyl cis-trans isomerase; amino-acid sequence: MITDDQASGMVSQFALTWQRAPSKEELQALIDDEVRTEVYVREAMKLGLDQNDTIIRRRLRQKMEFLNESQFPNKAPAESELEAYFTANSKQYRTDAVVSFRHVFFDPQQRGDSLADDAQAALLLLNNQDQEMELNGLGDPIDLADNWTDLSRKDLVALFGSTFTDALLSQAQGRWTGPIESAYGRHLVRVESVAKGAIPELDDIRAEVTRDWFQDKLRRYQDDAYERLLNGYSVRRPELTP
- a CDS encoding HupE/UreJ family protein — translated: MSPLFAHLMETGFGGFYDGIAHLLITPADLLLVLGLSLLSGQQGQAGGRMLLLVLPLSWWLGGCLGQVLALGDSLETISILWFTAIGCLVALQWRMQPRWLAVLSALSGLLFGLGNGSTMALEGPLSLDLLGVVSALSVLAALVSAQTSVSHREWVRISLRVVGSWIAAAGLLTLGLQFRG
- a CDS encoding metallophosphoesterase, with amino-acid sequence MAHAVISCLHANLAAVEAVLEDIDRQGIETITCLGDLVGYGPQPNEVVQLVRERAIPTCQGCWDEDIIDGLNACECSYPSQLAERRGHRAHHWTAEQMTDENKAFLASLPMTLRRDRLLFVHGSPNSQHEYLLPDMSAFAALERVETAGADTLFCGHTHQPYVRELSGGSIRVTVEQAGSEGATEQELTLPMRRIVNAGSVGEPRHGDTKATYVIHNDTSGEVTIREVEYDVAKTCQAIVDAGLPEVFAWRLSHGFEYAERADDASHVCER
- a CDS encoding 16S rRNA (uracil(1498)-N(3))-methyltransferase, with the protein product MNVILLGPQDCWLDDTTVLLRDRRAVHILELLKPNLGDTLRVGIRDGALGTGRVVAMDAATVELAVQTREPPPRRHRFEIVLALPRPKMLRRILRTVAEFGVSDLHLINSARVEKSFWQSPLLAGDKVEEALLAGMERSCDTVAPRVHQHRLFRPFVEDRLVEICSGRPCLIAEMGSPQALSSAADGPAVVMIGPEGGFVPFELDLAQAVIARPVHLGERLLSVDTALTAALALGWG